DNA sequence from the Raineyella sp. LH-20 genome:
CAGACCGCGTACGAGGCCAGACCGATGAGTCCGAGGACGGCGACACCGACGACCACGAGGACCCAGATCATGCGGCCGAGCCTACCCGACCCGCGCGCCAGGATCGTCCGTCGGACAAGCCCGTGGACCGCTGGTCCCGGACCTCCCGGAGCCCTCGGCGTCGCGGTAGAGAGCGAGGGCCGCGCGGGCCCGTTCCAACGCCCCTTCCCGAGCTTCGCGGGGGTCCAGCAGGACCACCTCGGCGCCGAACCGCAACAGCAGCCCGGTGAGCCAGCTCGGGTCCAGTACGCCGAGGGCGACGACCAGGTCCCCCTCCGCGAGGGGACGCCCCGCCCGGGTGGCGTCCTCGGCGGTCGCCGGCCGGATCAGCGTGGTCGGGTAGTACTCGACCAGCCAGGCGGCGGGGCTGCCCACCCACAAGGTGATCTGGTCGGCCTGTTCGAGTCGTCGGGTCCAACTCGGCACCCGCTCGACGTCGCCGTGGTCGAGGGCCGCGCGGGCGAGCACTGCCGCGGTGCGGATCCGGTCCATCCGGAACGACCGCCGGTCGGCCCGGTCCAGGTCCCACGCCTCCAGGTAGTGGTAGCCGTCGACCACCCGGGTGGTGAGTCCGTCGACCGTACGCTGCGTGACGCGGCCCTGGGCGTCCACGTACTCGAGGGTCAGGCTGCGCCGCTCCGCCAGAGCCTGCGCCACCGCCTCGCGGACGTCGGGAGCGCCGGAGGCGACGGCGAGGTGGAAGCGGTCGGCCATCGCCGCATGCTCCCCCGCCGCCGCGGCGATCTTCGCCCGGGCGGACTCGATCACGGCGGCGGTCCGGTCGGCCGAGGTCTCGGCGAGCACCCGCAACCCGACCAGCAGGGTGACGGC
Encoded proteins:
- a CDS encoding helix-turn-helix transcriptional regulator, coding for MSTAAEQVPRLLALSTWLRGQMETTVEEVAREFGVSTEQARDDVRLLTMCEIPGQLGFYLLDVDFDAFEDGVIRPSVDNAPTRPARFSPDEAVTLLVGLRVLAETSADRTAAVIESARAKIAAAAGEHAAMADRFHLAVASGAPDVREAVAQALAERRSLTLEYVDAQGRVTQRTVDGLTTRVVDGYHYLEAWDLDRADRRSFRMDRIRTAAVLARAALDHGDVERVPSWTRRLEQADQITLWVGSPAAWLVEYYPTTLIRPATAEDATRAGRPLAEGDLVVALGVLDPSWLTGLLLRFGAEVVLLDPREAREGALERARAALALYRDAEGSGRSGTSGPRACPTDDPGARVG